One region of Elusimicrobiota bacterium genomic DNA includes:
- a CDS encoding tetratricopeptide repeat protein, protein MKKIFLTIIFLFLTCPVFSKNIAVIPFQNISGDKEKNWIGAGFSETLTTKLVKVKEITVLEREQLSKILEEIKFQYSGAVDEKTAVKMGKMYGADVLVFGSFQVMGEKLRITARFVDVQTRKVIDTAEANGNISDIFKLQDEIAFSLMDSLKIVLGEKEKEEVKVNPTDNLTAYQWLNKGNEVLLDSDLDIAIEEYDKAIELDPKYIEAYIMRGFAYFEKDLYDKAIENYTKVIEINPKNAESYRMRGLVYERKKLYVDAIKDFSKLIKLNPKFAIAYSIRGDAYSEQSLYEEAIEDYTRAIELNSPSSGSNYFFRGVAYYKKGDKEKAIKDFKKASDFLGEENVRQDLKSFNINY, encoded by the coding sequence ATGAAAAAAATATTTTTAACTATTATTTTCTTATTTTTAACTTGTCCTGTATTTTCAAAAAATATTGCAGTAATTCCTTTTCAAAATATAAGCGGCGATAAGGAAAAAAACTGGATAGGCGCGGGTTTTTCAGAAACTTTAACTACAAAACTTGTTAAAGTAAAAGAAATAACCGTACTTGAAAGAGAACAATTATCCAAAATATTAGAAGAAATCAAATTCCAATATTCAGGTGCTGTTGATGAAAAAACCGCAGTTAAAATGGGTAAAATGTATGGCGCCGATGTATTAGTTTTCGGTTCTTTTCAGGTAATGGGAGAAAAATTAAGAATTACCGCGAGATTTGTGGATGTTCAGACCCGAAAAGTAATAGACACAGCAGAAGCAAACGGAAACATTTCTGATATTTTTAAACTTCAAGATGAAATTGCCTTTAGTTTAATGGATAGTTTGAAAATAGTCCTGGGTGAAAAAGAAAAAGAAGAAGTAAAAGTTAACCCAACCGATAATTTAACCGCTTATCAATGGTTAAATAAAGGGAATGAAGTACTACTTGACTCAGATTTAGATATAGCAATAGAGGAGTACGATAAGGCAATAGAATTGGATCCAAAATATATTGAAGCCTACATTATGAGAGGTTTTGCTTATTTTGAAAAGGACTTATATGATAAAGCAATAGAAAATTACACAAAAGTAATTGAAATAAATCCAAAAAATGCAGAATCTTACCGAATGCGTGGGCTTGTTTATGAGAGAAAAAAGTTATACGTCGATGCAATAAAAGATTTTAGTAAATTAATTAAATTAAATCCAAAATTTGCGATAGCATATAGCATTCGTGGCGATGCTTATTCTGAGCAAAGCTTATATGAAGAAGCAATAGAAGATTATACAAGAGCAATTGAATTAAATTCTCCTTCAAGTGGGAGTAACTATTTTTTCCGAGGAGTTGCATATTATAAAAAAGGTGATAAAGAAAAAGCAATAAAAGATTTTAAAAAAGCATCAGATTTTTTAGGGGAAGAAAACGTGAGGCAGGACTTAAAAAGTTTTAACATTAATTATTAG
- a CDS encoding PDDEXK nuclease domain-containing protein, giving the protein MTKNVQTQHYQTLIKSIGELLNQGRQRAYSQVNNILVETYWDIGREIVEYEQKGNEHAEYGSELLNRLSSDLRTKYGKGFSRRNVLDMRRFYLVYPIRQTLSAKLTWSHYVLLLSVGNDLARGFYMQQSVKENWSVRELERQVNSMLFERLALSKKKKAVLDMSNKGHIVENEKDIIKEPYVLEFLNIPQSHKYSEKELERKIIDNIQMFLLELGKGFAFIGRQYRLSFSSKHYYVDLVFYHRILKCFVLIDLKIGHVNHIDIGQMNMYLNYFKKEEMTQGDNEPIGIILAADKDDVLVEYALGNISNKLFVSKYQLYLPEKKLLEKKLKELLNKEQ; this is encoded by the coding sequence ATGACAAAAAACGTTCAAACACAACATTATCAGACACTTATTAAAAGTATTGGAGAATTACTTAACCAGGGTCGTCAGCGAGCATATTCTCAAGTTAATAATATTCTTGTTGAAACTTATTGGGATATTGGCAGAGAAATTGTGGAATATGAACAAAAAGGAAATGAACACGCAGAATATGGTTCAGAATTGTTAAACCGGCTTTCGTCCGATTTGCGCACCAAATACGGGAAAGGTTTTAGTAGAAGAAATGTATTGGATATGAGGCGATTTTATCTTGTGTATCCGATTCGGCAGACACTGTCTGCCAAATTAACATGGAGTCACTATGTTTTATTGTTGAGTGTTGGAAATGACTTGGCTCGAGGATTTTATATGCAACAATCAGTTAAGGAAAACTGGTCGGTACGTGAACTTGAACGCCAGGTAAATTCCATGCTTTTTGAACGTCTTGCGCTAAGCAAAAAGAAAAAAGCCGTGCTTGATATGTCCAATAAAGGACACATAGTAGAAAATGAAAAAGATATCATAAAAGAACCATATGTGCTTGAATTTCTTAATATTCCTCAAAGTCATAAATATTCCGAAAAAGAACTTGAACGAAAAATCATAGACAATATTCAAATGTTTCTTCTTGAATTAGGTAAAGGTTTTGCCTTTATAGGCAGACAATACCGTTTAAGTTTCAGCAGTAAGCATTATTATGTAGACCTTGTTTTTTATCACAGAATTCTTAAATGTTTTGTTTTGATTGATTTAAAAATAGGGCATGTTAACCACATTGATATCGGACAAATGAATATGTATCTGAATTACTTCAAAAAAGAAGAAATGACACAAGGGGATAATGAGCCTATCGGAATAATACTTGCGGCTGATAAAGACGATGTTCTTGTAGAATATGCTTTAGGGAATATTTCTAATAAATTATTCGTTTCAAAGTACCAGTTATATTTGCCGGAAAAGAAATTGCTTGAAAAGAAATTAAAAGAACTGCTAAACAAAGAGCAGTAA
- a CDS encoding fumarylacetoacetate hydrolase family protein: MKDEGKYKVLIMIYKFTKKPSKVVAVGLNYINHATELKMKLPDEPIIFIKPVTSVIWNNQKIKYPKMSKQVDYEAELGIVIGKQCKNISEKEAKKYILGYTCVNDVTARDLQRKDGQWTRAKSFDTFCPIGPHIVSGIANPNNLNIELFLNGELKQSSNTKNLIFKVEELVSFISKIMTLEKYDVIATGTPSGIGPVKTGDKIEVKIEKIGTLINCVE; this comes from the coding sequence ATGAAAGATGAGGGGAAATATAAAGTCCTTATTATGATTTATAAATTTACAAAGAAACCATCAAAAGTTGTTGCTGTCGGGTTAAACTACATTAATCATGCGACAGAATTAAAAATGAAACTTCCGGATGAACCTATAATATTTATTAAACCGGTAACATCCGTAATCTGGAACAACCAAAAAATAAAATACCCGAAGATGTCCAAACAGGTTGATTACGAAGCAGAATTGGGTATAGTTATCGGAAAACAATGCAAAAATATTTCAGAAAAAGAAGCCAAGAAATATATTCTCGGATATACCTGCGTTAATGATGTTACAGCGCGGGACTTGCAAAGAAAAGACGGCCAATGGACAAGAGCGAAATCATTTGACACATTTTGTCCAATCGGACCGCACATCGTTTCCGGGATTGCAAATCCGAATAATCTGAATATTGAACTTTTCCTGAACGGCGAATTAAAACAATCTTCCAATACAAAAAATCTTATTTTTAAAGTCGAAGAACTCGTTTCGTTCATATCAAAAATTATGACACTTGAAAAATACGATGTAATAGCAACCGGAACCCCTTCAGGTATAGGTCCCGTGAAAACCGGCGATAAAATAGAAGTAAAAATAGAAAAAATCGGCACCCTAATTAATTGTGTTGAATAA
- the dapB gene encoding 4-hydroxy-tetrahydrodipicolinate reductase, whose amino-acid sequence MLKLTVCGAAGKMGKMIIERALADGSFVLSGAIESQGHPAIGQTIDKIKITDNFDAAVKLSDVIIDFTSPDATLEHLEIVRVNKKALVIGTTGISESGIKKIENTSNEIPIIFSPNMSIGVNLLFKLVNEIADVLPDYDVEIIEAHHNQKKDSPSGTALKLADIISKKLKLSKVYGRFGNVGLRKKEIGIHSVRAGDIVGDHTVIFAGAGEQVEVVHKAHSRETFAVGAVKAAKWLSGKKPGLYSMQNVLGL is encoded by the coding sequence ATGCTGAAACTTACTGTTTGTGGTGCTGCCGGGAAAATGGGGAAAATGATTATTGAAAGAGCGCTTGCTGACGGCAGTTTTGTTTTGTCAGGTGCAATAGAATCACAGGGGCATCCCGCTATCGGTCAAACAATTGACAAGATTAAAATTACAGATAATTTTGATGCAGCTGTAAAATTATCGGATGTAATAATTGATTTTACATCTCCGGATGCAACGTTAGAGCATTTAGAAATTGTGCGTGTAAACAAAAAAGCGCTCGTTATCGGGACAACAGGAATTTCAGAAAGCGGAATTAAGAAGATAGAGAATACTTCTAATGAAATCCCGATTATTTTTAGTCCTAATATGTCTATTGGTGTAAATTTGTTATTCAAACTGGTTAATGAAATAGCGGATGTTTTACCTGACTATGATGTTGAAATTATTGAAGCACATCACAATCAGAAGAAGGACTCACCGTCAGGCACAGCACTGAAACTCGCAGATATTATTTCTAAAAAACTCAAATTATCAAAAGTTTACGGCAGGTTTGGTAACGTGGGCCTGCGTAAAAAGGAAATTGGAATCCATTCTGTGCGTGCCGGTGATATAGTCGGTGACCATACTGTAATTTTTGCAGGAGCCGGCGAGCAGGTTGAAGTTGTCCACAAAGCACATTCCCGTGAAACATTCGCAGTAGGTGCTGTTAAAGCCGCAAAATGGCTTTCCGGAAAGAAACCCGGTCTTTACAGTATGCAAAACGTATTAGGATTGTAA